Proteins encoded in a region of the Odocoileus virginianus isolate 20LAN1187 ecotype Illinois chromosome 9, Ovbor_1.2, whole genome shotgun sequence genome:
- the ABHD16B gene encoding ABHD16B, whose translation MCVVCFVKALVHVFKIYLTANYTYNFRGWPVDFRWDDVRAAAGSGSSHRALTCAAAAAGVWLLRGAALGEESPVRPPRAVRSQAQCLLQQIRELPSQLASYALAHSLGRWLVYPGSMFLMTRALLPLLQQGQERLVERYRGRRAKLVACDGNEIDTMFMDRRQHPGSHGRGLRLVICCEGNAGFYEMGCLSAPLEAGYSVLGWNHPGFGGSTGAPFPQHDANAMDVVVKYALHRLHFPPAHVVVYGWSIGGFTATWATMTYPELGALVLDATFDDLVPLALKVMPHSWKGLVVRTVREHFNLNVAEQLCHYPGPVLLLRRTQDDVVSTSGHLRPLPSGVVEGNRGNELLLRLLQHRYPTVMAREGLAIVTRWLRAGSLEQEAAFYARYRVDDEWCLSLLRSYLTRCEDQQEDEEAWGSHGLAFPWLVGQGLSPRRRRQLALFLARKHLKNVEATHCSPLEPEDFQLPWRL comes from the coding sequence ATGTGCGTGGTCTGCTTTGTGAAAGCGCTGGTGCACGTGTTCAAGATCTACCTGACAGCCAACTACACCTACAACTTCCGCGGCTGGCCGGTGGACTTCCGCTGGGATGACGTGCGCGCCGCCGCTGGGAGCGGCAGCAGTCACCGCGCGCTGACGTGCGCGGCGGCTGCGGCGGGCGTGTGGCTACTGCGGGGCGCAGCGCTGGGCGAGGAATCGCCGGTTCGGCCGCCGCGCGCAGTGCGCAGCCAGGCGCAGTGCCTCCTGCAGCAGATCCGCGAGCTGCCCAGCCAGCTCGCCAGCTACGCGCTGGCCCACTCGCTGGGCCGTTGGCTTGTGTACCCCGGCTCCATGTTCCTGATGACACGCgcgctgctgccgctgctgcagCAAGGCCAGGAGCGCCTGGTGGAGCGCTACCGCGGCCGGCGCGCCAAGCTGGTGGCCTGTGATGGCAACGAGATCGACACCATGTTCATGGACCGCCGCCAGCACCCGGGCAGCCACGGCCGCGGCCTGCGTCTGGTCATCTGCTGCGAGGGCAACGCCGGCTTCTATGAGATGGGCTGCCTATCGGCGCCGCTGGAGGCTGGCTACTCGGTGCTGGGCTGGAACCACCCGGGCTTCGGGGGCAGCACAGGCGCACCGTTCCCTCAGCATGATGCCAATGCCATGGACGTGGTGGTCAAGTACGCGCTGCACCGCCTGCACTTCCCGCCCGCACACGTGGTGGTCTATGGCTGGTCTATTGGCGGCTTCACGGCCACATGGGCCACCATGACGTACCCGGAGCTGGGCGCGCTGGTGCTCGATGCCACCTTCGACGATCTCGTGCCGCTGGCCCTGAAGGTCATGCCCCACAGCTGGAAAGGGTTGGTGGTGCGCACGGTTCGTGAGCACTTCAATCTCAACGTGGCCGAGCAGCTGTGTCACTACCCTGGGCCGGTGCTGCTGCTCCGGCGCACACAGGACGACGTGGTCAGCACCTCGGGCCACCTGCGCCCCCTGCCGTCGGGCGTCGTGGAGGGCAACCGCGGCAACGAGCTGCTCCTGCGCCTGCTGCAGCACCGCTACCCAACTGTGATGGCGCGCGAGGGCCTCGCCATCGTGACCCGCTGGCTGCGCGCAGGCAGCCTGGAGCAAGAGGCCGCCTTCTATGCGCGCTACCGCGTGGACGACGAATGGTGCCTATCCCTGCTGCGCTCCTACCTCACGCGCTGCGAGGACCAGCAGGAGGACGAGGAGGCCTGGGGGTCGCATGGGCTAGCCTTCCCCTGGCTAGTGGGCCAGGGCTTGagcccgcggcggcggcggcagctcgCGCTGTTCTTGGCACGCAAGCACCTCAAAAACGTGGAGGCGACCCATTGCAGTCCGCTGGAACCCGAGGACTTTCAGTTGCCCTGGAGGCTGTAG